In Takifugu flavidus isolate HTHZ2018 chromosome 13, ASM371156v2, whole genome shotgun sequence, the following are encoded in one genomic region:
- the ccnd1 gene encoding G1/S-specific cyclin-D1, whose amino-acid sequence MEEQLLCCEADRPPIRRAYRDSNLLTDRVLRALLRAEDKYQPAPNYFKCVQRELAPYMRRIVATWMLEVCEEQKCEEEVFPLAMNYMDRFLSVEPTKKNHLQLLGATCMFLASKLKETIPLTANKLCIYTDNSITPAQLLQMELLVLNKLKWDLASVTALDFIDHFLRQIPGMRECKLVLRKHAQTFVALCATDVKFIASPPSMVAASSMVAAVGGLQSRLAGGCNMSQKMTEQLAQTIRCDPDCLRACQEQIEALLETSLRQAQQHAVATETKNVHEGLCLSATPTDVQDINILINLHKS is encoded by the exons ATGGAagagcagctgctgtgctgtgagGCGGACAGGCCTCCCATCCGGAGGGCCTACCGGGACTCCAACCTGCTCACCGACCGGGTCCTGCGCGCTCTTCTTCGGGCAGAAGACAAGTACCAACCCGCTCCCAACTACTTCAAATGCGTCCAGAGAGAACTGGCTCCGTACATGCGGAGGATCGTGGCCACCTGGATGTTGGAG gtctgtgaggAGCAGAAGTGTGAGGAGGAGGTCTTTCCTCTGGCTATGAACTACATGGACCGGTTTCTGTCGGTGGAACCCACCAAGAAGAACCATCTGCAGCTACTGGGGGCCACCTGCATGTTCCTGGCGTCCAAACTGAAGGAGACGATCCCCCTCACTGCCAACAAGCTCTGCATCTACACGGACAACTCCATCACGCCGGCCCAGCTCTTG caaatggagctgctggttttgaacaAACTGAAATGGGACCTGGCTTCAGTGACGGCCCTCGACTTCATCGACCACTTCCTGCGTCAAATTCCTGGCATGAGAGAGTGCAAGCTGGTGCTCAGGAAGCACGCGCAGACCTTCGTGGCCCTGTGTGCCACAG ATGTCAAGTTCATCGCCAGTCCCCCGTCCATGGTGGCGGCCAGCAGCATGGTGGCGGCCGTGGGAGGACTCCAGAGCAGGCTGGCCGGGGGCTGCAACATGTCTCAGAAGATGACGGAGCAGCTGGCTCAGACCATCCGCTGTGACCCG GACTGTCTCCGGGCCTGTCAGGAGCAGATCGAGGCGCTGCTGGAGACCAGCCTCAGACAGGCGCAGCAGCACGCCGTTGCCACGGAAACCAAGAACGTCCACGAGGGGCTGTGCCTTTCAGCAACACCCACCGATGTCCAGGACATAAACATCCTCATAAACCTCCATAAAAGCTGA
- the LOC130536585 gene encoding aminopeptidase N-like — translation MGKGFYISKPVGVLAVILGAGAVATIIALSVVYSQEKEKNINNNVSPTNEATTAPITTSAPSNEPWDKYRLPKSLVPQSYNVTLWPRLTPDKNGLYIFSGESTVEFECLEDTDLILIHSNKLNYTKPPNNEHLAQLTALGGADAPSIIESRLEPVTQYMVLRLGANLVKGSRYSLHTVFQGELADDLGGFYRSEYVEDGKTKVVATTQMQPTDARKAFPCFDEPALKATFNITLLHDNNTVALSNGRQLESGPFLQKDEWILRTVFEETPRMSTYLLAFIVSEFDYINNTVDDVSIRIFARKSAIAANQGEYALNKTGLILQFFEDYYNISYPLLKSDQIALPDFNAGAMENWGLITYRETALLYDPSFSSNSNKERVATIIAHELAHMWFGNLVTLDWWNDLWLNEGFASYVEYLGADKAEPDWNVKDLIVLNDVHRVFAIDALTSSHPLSSKEEDIQKPAQISELFDAISYSKGASVLRMLSDFLTEDVFKAGLTSYLTEFQFGNAVYTDLWAHLQMAVDNSSLRLNNSVADIMNTWVLQMGFPVVTINTTTGQVSQEHFLLDRDSDITPSPLGYVTHNTHTHTHAHTS, via the exons ATGGGCAAAGGTTTCTACATCAGTAAACCCGTGGGGGTGCTGGCTGTCATCCTCGGGGCAGGGGCCGTGGCCACCATCATAGCTCTGTCTGTCGTCTACTctcaggaaaaagagaagaacatCAATAATAACGTCTCTCCGACTAATGAAGCCACAACAGCGCCCATCACCACATCTGCCCCCTCCAACGAACCATGGGACAAGTACCGGCTGCCCAAGAGCCTGGTTCCCCAGAGCTACAATGTCACGCTGTGGCCCCGGCTCACCCCAGACAAGAACGGTCTTTACATCTTTAGTG GTGAATCCACTGTGGAGTTTGAGTGTCTTGAGGACACCGACCTGATTCTCATTCATTCCAACAAGCTGAACTACACCAAACCACCCAACAATGAGCATCTGGCTCAGCTGACGGCGCTGGGTGGTGCTGATGCTCCGTCCATCATAGAGTCCAGGCTGGAGCCCGTGACCCAGTACATGGTCCTACGGCTGGGCGCTAACCTGGTGAAGGGCAGCAGATACAGTCTCCACACTGTATTTCAAGGGGAGCTGGCTGACGACCTGGGGGGCTTCTACAGAAGCGAGTACGTCGAGGACGGCAAAACAAA GGTGGTCGCCACCACGCAGATGCAACCCACCGATGCCAGGAAGGCGTTCCCCTGCTTCGATGAGCCGGCTCTCAAAGCCACCTTCAACATCACTCTGCTCCATGACAACAACACCGTGGCGCTCTCCAACGGCAGACAGCTGG AATCGGGACCCTTCCTACAGAAAGATGAATGGATCCTCAGGACGGTTTTTGAGGAAACACCAAGAATGTCCACCTACCTGCTGGCCTTCATCGTCAGTGAATTTGACTACATCAACAACACCGTGGATGACGTCTCG ATCAGAATCTTCGCCCGGAAGTCTGCTATTGCTGCTAACCAGGGAGAATACGCCCTGAACAAGACGGGTCTGATCCTGCAGTTCTTTGAGGACTACTACAACATCAGCTACCCTCTGCTCAAATCTG ATCAGATTGCGCTCCCAGACTTCAATGCTGGTGCCATGGAGAACTGGGGCCTGATCACCTACAGGGAGACTGCCCTGCTCTATGAtcccagcttctcctccaacTCCAACAAGGAACGGGTGGCGACCATCATCGCCCATGAGCTGGCTCACATG TGGTTCGGTAATCTGGTCACCCTGGACTGGTGGAACGACCTGTGGCTGAACGAGGGCTTTGCGTCCTACGTGGAGTACCTGGGGGCGGATAAAGCTGAGCCCGACTGGAACGTG AAAGATCTGATCGTTCTGAACGATGTCCACCGGGTGTTTGCCATTGATGCCCTGACCTCCTCACACCCCCTGTCCTCCAAAGAAGAGGACATCCAGAAGCCAGCACAGATCAGTGAGCTCTTTGATGCTATTTCTTACAGCAAG GGCGCGTCGGTTCTGAGGATGCTGTCGGATTTCTTAACTGAAGATGTCTTCAAAGCAGGACTCACG AGCTACTTAACTGAGTTTCAGTTTGGGAACGCCGTCTACACCGACCTGTGGGCCCACCTCCAAATG gctgtggacAACAGCAGCCTCAGACTGAACAACTCAGTGGCTGATATCATGAACACCTGGGTGCTGCAGATGGGCTTCCCTGTGGTCACCATCAACACCACCACTGGGCAGGTGTCCcaggagcacttcctgttggaccGAGACTCTGATATCACGCCGTCTCCCCTCGGGTAtgtgacacacaacacacacacacacacacacgcaca CACCAGCTAA